In the Malaya genurostris strain Urasoe2022 chromosome 1, Malgen_1.1, whole genome shotgun sequence genome, one interval contains:
- the LOC131426218 gene encoding NPC intracellular cholesterol transporter 2-like produces MYKILLIAALVPALVLAQTPVRQCPNGASLPATVDINGCTGSPCNIQNNAPIIAHGWDIVSPVDTETLTAYISVRLLGLEVPFPIPEELVDACQAGTASGTCPVSAGQSFDYTLDHPGMELPVEGRTVQVEVGLTAADNSAVTCVAFDAYIEPAASV; encoded by the exons ATGTACAAGATCCTGTTGATTGCCGCTCTGGTGCCAGCTTTGGTTCTGGCCCAAACTCCGGTTAGGCAAT GTCCCAATGGAGCTTCCCTACCGGCCACAGTGGACATCAACGGTTGCACCGGAAGTCCGTGTAATATTCAGAACAACGCCCCGATCATCGCCCACGGATGGGACATTGTCAGCCCGGTTGATACGGAAACCCTGACCGCTTACATCTCAGTTCGTTTGCTAGGGTTGGAAGTTCCATTCCCGATCCCGGAAGAACTCGTTGATGCGTGCCAAGCCGGAACCGCTTCGGGTACTTGCCCGGTATCGGCTGGACAATCCTTTGACTACACCCTGGATCATCCCGGTATGGAACTGCCGGTGGAAGGTCGTACCGTACAGGTTGAAGTCGGTTTGACCGCTGCGGATAACTCGGCCGTTACCTGTGTGGCCTTTGATGCCTATATTGAACCAGCAGCCTCGGTTTGA